In the Victivallis sp. Marseille-Q1083 genome, one interval contains:
- the tilS gene encoding tRNA lysidine(34) synthetase TilS, with protein MDFNRIEALLAAWQGGTFFVGFSGGADSCALLLLAARFAAPYRIAVVAVHCEHGIRGTASLADAEYCRQFAARRGIPFRLLPLQVPANRRGGESLEAAARRLRLEAFRSLLAGRQQAALLLGHHADDAVENLFLRLLRGGNVSSLTNLRPFRVVGGIPILRPLLHISRREIEQFLLQNGITDWRRDETNAASVFLRNYWRLKVLPALYRRFPPARRGFQRALEALECDAIYLEERAAEAYREIAGEAATPLAFWQQLHPALRGRVLRLFLSARLHRDFIPPAALLQRLSTSLAQPAPCTIPLNGQVRLRLAYGQLTVETPPAGMPPETIVWSWRQVRQISWHNCRFEVQLLTATPPLPLPPDQALFDAARLPDQLLLTTRRPGDRLTDFNGRRLKVKKLLIDAKIPHAKRDGLPLLRTEREIIWLPGLRHSNFAGTDASTRLFALFRYF; from the coding sequence ATGGATTTTAACCGCATCGAAGCTCTGCTGGCAGCCTGGCAAGGCGGCACCTTTTTCGTCGGCTTTTCCGGCGGCGCCGACAGTTGCGCGCTGCTGCTGCTGGCCGCCCGTTTCGCCGCGCCTTACCGGATTGCAGTCGTCGCCGTCCACTGCGAACACGGCATCCGCGGCACGGCCAGTCTGGCCGACGCCGAATACTGCCGCCAATTCGCCGCCCGGCGCGGCATCCCCTTCCGGCTGCTGCCGCTACAGGTTCCGGCCAACCGGCGCGGCGGCGAAAGTTTGGAGGCGGCCGCCAGGCGGCTGCGGCTGGAAGCATTCCGGTCTCTATTGGCCGGCCGGCAGCAAGCGGCGCTGCTGCTCGGACATCACGCCGACGACGCGGTGGAAAACCTTTTTCTGCGGCTGCTGCGCGGCGGCAACGTCTCTTCTCTGACCAATTTGCGGCCGTTCCGCGTCGTCGGCGGCATCCCGATCCTGCGGCCGCTGCTGCATATTTCCCGCCGGGAAATCGAACAATTCCTGCTCCAGAACGGCATCACCGACTGGCGGCGGGACGAGACCAACGCCGCAAGCGTTTTTCTGCGAAATTACTGGCGGCTGAAAGTGCTGCCGGCTCTTTACCGCCGATTTCCGCCGGCCCGGCGCGGTTTCCAGCGGGCGTTGGAAGCGTTGGAATGCGACGCAATCTACCTGGAAGAACGCGCCGCCGAGGCCTACCGGGAAATCGCCGGCGAAGCGGCAACACCGCTGGCTTTCTGGCAGCAACTGCATCCGGCCCTGCGCGGCAGAGTGCTGCGCCTTTTTCTGTCCGCCCGGCTTCACCGCGACTTCATCCCGCCGGCCGCGTTGCTGCAGCGGCTGTCGACGTCATTGGCCCAGCCGGCGCCCTGTACCATCCCGCTCAACGGACAAGTCCGCCTGCGGCTGGCTTACGGCCAACTGACGGTGGAAACACCGCCGGCCGGAATGCCGCCGGAAACCATCGTCTGGTCCTGGCGGCAAGTCCGGCAAATCTCCTGGCACAACTGCCGTTTCGAAGTGCAATTGCTGACCGCAACGCCCCCGCTGCCGCTCCCGCCGGACCAGGCGCTGTTCGACGCGGCGCGATTGCCGGACCAACTGCTGCTGACGACGCGCCGGCCGGGCGACCGGCTCACCGATTTCAACGGCCGGCGGCTCAAAGTCAAAAAGCTGCTGATCGACGCCAAAATTCCCCACGCGAAGCGGGACGGCCTGCCGCTGTTGCGGACCGAACGGGAAATTATCTGGCTTCCCGGCCTCCGGCACAGCAATTTTGCCGGCACCGATGCTTCGACCCGGCTTTTCGCGCTGTTCCGGTATTTTTGA
- the dnaB gene encoding replicative DNA helicase, producing MPDDRRPFAGAATPGVVAGDRPQPHNLDAERAVLAAMLREPRPCVDMAIEHLGSAEVFYSHIHREIFQAIWDLHNAGELQIDLISVAHHLHKLNRLEDIGGEVFLAELYHCIATTANLESWCSIVRELAVLRKMIAVCSEALVKCYDADSDAKTVVEEIETDIFKVRNQNTRSDIVPIKDGIVETFRRIQQIINHEVEVGIPTGYPDLDRMTAGLKPGEMFVLAARPSIGKTSMALNIIRNVALQGNRQRPIAFFSLEMTADQIARRLLCTEAKISESCFYDHSFRSDELPKLTQAVSVFRKAKIFIDPTGGLTIAELRAKARRLYYNEKIELIVIDYLQLMKADGRIDSRQQEVAEISSGIKQLAKELNLPILVLAQLNREVEKTAGASSRPKLSHLRESGAIEQDADIVSFLHRDRDEAKIVTPESLRDGLEAELIVEKNRNGQTGYVKLRFFPQRMEFCSESRFSDADRPAHVE from the coding sequence ATGCCGGATGACAGAAGACCATTCGCAGGCGCGGCGACACCCGGTGTCGTCGCCGGCGACCGTCCCCAGCCGCACAATCTCGATGCGGAGCGGGCGGTGTTGGCGGCGATGCTGCGCGAGCCGCGTCCGTGCGTGGATATGGCGATCGAACATCTCGGCTCCGCCGAGGTGTTCTATTCGCATATTCACCGGGAAATTTTTCAGGCGATCTGGGATCTGCACAACGCCGGCGAGCTGCAGATTGATTTGATCAGCGTCGCCCACCACCTTCACAAGCTCAACCGGCTCGAAGACATCGGCGGTGAAGTGTTCCTGGCGGAACTCTATCACTGCATCGCGACGACCGCCAATCTGGAAAGCTGGTGTTCCATCGTCCGGGAGCTGGCGGTATTGCGCAAAATGATCGCGGTCTGTTCCGAGGCGCTGGTCAAATGTTACGACGCCGATTCCGATGCGAAAACCGTCGTCGAAGAGATCGAAACGGATATTTTCAAAGTACGCAACCAGAATACCCGCAGCGACATCGTGCCGATCAAGGACGGCATCGTCGAGACCTTCCGGCGCATTCAGCAGATTATCAACCATGAAGTCGAAGTCGGCATTCCGACCGGCTACCCGGACCTGGACCGGATGACGGCCGGATTGAAGCCGGGGGAGATGTTCGTGCTGGCGGCGCGCCCGTCGATCGGCAAAACGTCGATGGCGCTGAATATTATCCGCAATGTCGCGCTGCAGGGCAACCGGCAGCGGCCGATCGCGTTCTTCAGCCTGGAAATGACCGCCGACCAGATTGCCCGGCGGCTGCTGTGCACGGAAGCGAAAATTTCCGAAAGCTGTTTCTACGACCATTCGTTCCGCAGCGATGAACTGCCGAAATTGACCCAGGCGGTCAGCGTTTTCCGGAAGGCCAAGATTTTCATCGATCCGACCGGCGGCCTGACCATCGCCGAATTGCGGGCCAAAGCGCGGCGGCTTTATTACAACGAGAAAATCGAGTTGATCGTCATCGACTATCTGCAGTTGATGAAAGCGGACGGCCGGATCGACAGCCGCCAGCAGGAAGTCGCCGAAATTTCCAGCGGCATCAAACAATTGGCCAAAGAATTGAATCTGCCGATCCTGGTACTGGCGCAGTTGAACCGGGAAGTGGAAAAAACCGCCGGCGCCTCGAGCCGCCCGAAACTGAGCCATCTGCGCGAATCCGGGGCGATCGAGCAGGATGCCGATATCGTTTCCTTCCTGCACCGCGACCGCGACGAGGCGAAAATCGTCACGCCGGAGTCGTTGCGCGACGGGTTGGAAGCCGAATTGATCGTCGAAAAGAACCGTAACGGACAGACCGGCTATGTCAAGCTGCGTTTCTTCCCGCAACGAATGGAATTTTGCAGTGAGAGCCGTTTCAGCGATGCTGATCGTCCGGCTCACGTCGAATAA
- the dnaE gene encoding DNA polymerase III subunit alpha, whose translation MASDFVHLHLHTHYSLLDGACTVKGLIEQAKLYDMPAVAMTDHGYMGGTQDMYQNFTKAGLKPIIGCEAYVSPTTRFDRNPSNPRIRGYHLVLLAKNMDGYHSLCKLLSEAYINGMYYKPRIDKEILQQYHEGLIALSACIGGEVPSAVLNDDMAEAERLIGEYCEIMGRDNFYLELMDHGMPEERKVNRALVEFSRKLDLPLVATNDVHYLKKEHAKAHEIMLCIQTQAKLDDPKHFRFSAPEFYFKSPEEMMALFKELPEAITNTRAVAERCEIEFKYAPHVNHYPVFNIPDPAVSEKEYLRNFCIEGIKQRYGFDPRSENLTDFQKTVVERMDYELNIIDGSKYCSYFLVVSDFIRYAKSQDIPVGPGRGSGAGSLVAYATGITDIEPLRFNLLFERFLNPERVSPPDFDIDFCEQRRGEVIDYVRNKYGHDSVAQICTYGTLKAKAVIKDVARVLGHDFEHGDRITKLIPADPKMTLAKARKESKELNELIEKEDWVKEIFSYAEVLEGINRQLGIHAAGVIIGDQRLDNLVPLARGAKNEIITEFPSVPCEELGLLKMDFLGLRTLTIIHNAVNLIRKSRGFHLDISNIPLDDPKTYELLNRGDTVAVFQLESTGMQNLCRQFGVETIEHIIALLAIYRPGPMQFIPQFIARKRGDEEIVYENPKMEPLLKETYGIMLYQEQIMQVVQVLAGFSLGGADILRRAIGKKKADVLAQQKAKFVAGCAEHSGINEAVANAIWDKIEMFAGYGFNKSHSAAYAIVAYRTAYLKANYPVEFMAAMLTSELDNAEEIAFLINACREMHIKVLPPDVNASDISFGVSNGSIVFGLGAIKGVGEAAAGRIIEARESEGAFKDFTDFCERCGDALNSRMIEHLTRAGAFDSLGLRRSQILAIAEPTMSYAAGRIKDRQSGQGSLFDLLDDGDKAEICTIPVPDIPEFDPDEILKSEKELLGFYVTGHPLARYAELINTMSTLKLRNLDQLGDNVGVRIGGMIKSVQKKYSKNNNKPFMVLTLEDLDHSAECMIYERGIERLEQSGIELTPEMPIFIEALSSRRDESEKPRLIIENVVTMQQAPELYTEELLLYLYEKNTDAALLDHLKALCLEYRGETRVILCVSCPEPQERVVFVEVRAFTVRVCFELLERLTSLLGEQCYKLKPNKKVPEARARNWTPRPVMQN comes from the coding sequence ATGGCATCGGATTTTGTTCATCTGCATCTGCATACCCATTACAGCCTGCTGGACGGCGCCTGTACGGTCAAGGGCCTGATCGAGCAGGCGAAGCTCTACGACATGCCGGCGGTGGCGATGACCGACCACGGCTATATGGGCGGCACCCAGGATATGTACCAGAATTTCACCAAGGCCGGCCTGAAACCGATCATCGGCTGCGAAGCCTATGTTTCGCCGACGACCCGGTTCGACCGCAATCCGTCCAATCCGCGCATCCGCGGCTATCACCTGGTGCTGCTGGCCAAAAATATGGACGGTTATCACAGCTTGTGCAAGCTGCTGAGTGAGGCTTATATCAACGGCATGTATTACAAGCCGCGGATCGACAAGGAGATTTTGCAGCAGTACCACGAAGGGCTGATCGCCCTGTCCGCCTGCATCGGCGGCGAGGTGCCGTCGGCGGTCCTGAATGACGATATGGCCGAAGCCGAGCGGCTGATCGGCGAATATTGCGAGATCATGGGACGGGACAATTTTTACCTTGAATTGATGGATCACGGCATGCCGGAGGAGCGCAAGGTCAACCGTGCGCTGGTGGAATTCAGCAGGAAACTCGACCTGCCGCTGGTGGCGACCAACGACGTTCATTATCTGAAAAAAGAGCACGCCAAGGCGCATGAGATCATGCTCTGCATCCAGACGCAGGCGAAACTGGACGATCCGAAGCATTTCCGTTTTTCGGCGCCGGAGTTCTATTTCAAGAGTCCGGAGGAGATGATGGCGCTGTTCAAAGAGTTGCCGGAAGCGATCACCAACACGCGGGCCGTCGCCGAACGCTGCGAAATCGAGTTCAAATATGCGCCGCACGTCAACCATTATCCGGTGTTCAATATTCCCGATCCGGCCGTTTCCGAGAAGGAATACCTGCGCAACTTCTGTATCGAAGGCATCAAACAGCGTTACGGATTCGATCCGCGTTCGGAGAACCTGACCGATTTCCAGAAGACCGTCGTTGAACGGATGGATTATGAACTCAATATCATCGACGGCTCGAAATACTGCTCTTACTTTCTGGTGGTCAGCGACTTCATCCGGTATGCGAAATCGCAGGACATCCCGGTCGGACCCGGCCGCGGCAGCGGCGCCGGCAGCCTGGTGGCGTATGCGACCGGCATCACCGATATCGAGCCGCTGCGGTTCAATCTGCTGTTCGAGCGTTTCCTGAACCCGGAGCGCGTCAGCCCGCCGGACTTCGACATCGACTTCTGCGAACAGCGCCGCGGCGAAGTGATCGATTATGTGCGCAACAAATACGGTCATGACAGCGTGGCGCAGATCTGCACCTACGGCACCTTGAAAGCCAAGGCGGTGATCAAGGATGTCGCCCGGGTGCTCGGACATGATTTCGAACATGGCGACCGGATCACCAAATTGATTCCGGCTGATCCGAAGATGACGCTGGCCAAGGCCCGCAAGGAGTCCAAGGAGCTCAACGAACTCATCGAGAAAGAGGATTGGGTCAAGGAAATTTTCAGCTATGCCGAGGTGCTCGAAGGGATCAACCGGCAGTTGGGCATCCACGCCGCCGGCGTGATTATCGGCGACCAGCGGCTGGACAATTTGGTGCCGCTGGCGCGCGGCGCCAAAAATGAAATCATCACCGAATTTCCGAGCGTGCCCTGTGAAGAGCTCGGTTTGCTGAAGATGGACTTCCTCGGCCTGCGGACGCTGACCATCATTCACAATGCGGTCAACCTGATCAGGAAATCGCGCGGCTTTCATCTGGATATCTCCAATATTCCGCTCGACGATCCGAAAACCTACGAGTTGCTGAACCGGGGCGACACCGTCGCGGTGTTCCAGTTGGAATCCACCGGCATGCAGAATCTCTGCCGCCAGTTCGGCGTGGAGACCATCGAGCATATCATCGCGTTGCTGGCGATCTACCGGCCGGGGCCGATGCAGTTCATCCCGCAATTCATCGCCCGCAAACGCGGCGATGAGGAGATCGTCTACGAAAATCCGAAGATGGAGCCGTTGCTGAAGGAAACCTACGGCATCATGCTCTATCAGGAGCAGATTATGCAGGTGGTGCAGGTGCTGGCCGGATTTTCGCTGGGCGGCGCCGATATCCTGCGGCGGGCGATCGGCAAGAAGAAGGCCGACGTGCTGGCGCAGCAGAAAGCAAAATTCGTCGCCGGCTGCGCCGAACACAGCGGCATCAACGAAGCGGTGGCCAATGCGATCTGGGATAAAATCGAGATGTTTGCCGGCTACGGCTTCAATAAATCGCACAGCGCCGCTTACGCGATCGTCGCTTATCGGACCGCTTACCTGAAAGCCAATTATCCGGTGGAATTCATGGCGGCTATGCTCACCAGCGAGCTGGACAACGCCGAAGAGATCGCGTTCCTGATCAACGCCTGCCGGGAGATGCACATCAAAGTGCTGCCGCCGGACGTCAACGCCAGCGATATCAGCTTCGGCGTTTCCAACGGTTCGATCGTTTTCGGGCTCGGGGCGATCAAAGGGGTCGGCGAGGCGGCGGCCGGCCGGATTATCGAGGCGCGCGAGAGCGAAGGCGCTTTCAAGGATTTCACCGATTTTTGCGAACGCTGCGGCGATGCGCTGAACTCCCGGATGATCGAACATCTGACCCGGGCGGGAGCGTTCGATTCGCTCGGTCTGCGCCGGTCGCAGATTCTGGCGATCGCCGAACCGACGATGAGTTATGCGGCCGGCCGGATCAAGGACCGCCAGAGCGGGCAGGGGTCGCTGTTCGACCTGCTCGACGACGGCGACAAGGCGGAAATCTGCACGATTCCGGTGCCGGATATTCCGGAGTTTGATCCGGACGAGATTTTGAAAAGCGAAAAGGAATTGCTCGGATTTTATGTGACCGGTCACCCGTTGGCGCGCTATGCGGAGTTGATCAACACGATGTCGACGTTGAAACTGCGCAACCTCGACCAGTTGGGCGACAACGTCGGCGTGCGGATCGGCGGTATGATCAAGAGCGTGCAGAAGAAATACAGCAAGAACAACAACAAACCGTTCATGGTTTTGACGCTGGAAGACCTCGACCACAGCGCGGAATGCATGATCTATGAGCGCGGTATCGAACGACTGGAGCAATCCGGCATCGAACTGACGCCGGAGATGCCGATTTTCATCGAAGCGTTGAGCAGCCGGCGGGATGAAAGCGAAAAACCGCGGCTGATTATCGAGAATGTCGTGACGATGCAGCAGGCGCCTGAATTGTATACCGAAGAGTTGCTGCTTTATCTGTACGAAAAGAACACCGACGCCGCCTTGCTGGATCATTTGAAAGCGCTCTGTTTGGAGTATCGCGGCGAAACGCGGGTGATCCTTTGCGTCAGTTGTCCGGAACCGCAGGAGCGGGTGGTTTTCGTCGAGGTGAGGGCGTTCACGGTGCGCGTCTGCTTCGAACTGCTGGAACGCCTTACTTCGCTGCTCGGAGAGCAATGCTACAAACTGAAACCGAACAAAAAGGTGCCGGAAGCCAGGGCGCGCAATTGGACGCCGCGGCCGGTGATGCAGAATTGA
- a CDS encoding tetratricopeptide repeat protein, which translates to MKKRISIRLAAAGLLLLATGCESDSDWMYTLTTSKQERLIELARHGSSPAQTELGQQALLGYGEGGVDYQAATDYFREAALGNHPAAIYYQAVMLENGWGTPLPDRQRADKLYEVVIPQLSEYARQKNLTSLYLLGDACEHGRGLKEDLPRAVELYRFCVEENFVPAKMKLGLLYLEGRGVERDLAKAAELLLPAAEAGYAEAEYALSRVYREQGKTTPAVNWLERAMKKKYPPAIFAAYEHLKDTADESRRTRAEQLLKLAADLNYPPALLEIYASQPGEQRTPEAIAYLTRAAERGILPAMLALADDYKNAITPNPVQAMVLAQMALRREPENTEAQALLDRLDQDSALYYPVRFTWDDRLLPENLAMGESGVNRFIDGWKHDIAGSDQLFAEAVREFPLSFYLANDYLRLLEEKMPAAWLEVYFTGIAAEQEQPGFWLAYSLAAGLAGQGGCQAYGAAELRKRAERLPDEDVKKQELLTLARLLKANALMLSGQPDEAYGELLLGGAPTVDDEGKLICFINRFCRPLLLNKEKFSAAVGLPVDLLGEYALPFRREFYDLEHRQRILKPEQPPEPDLAPAP; encoded by the coding sequence ATGAAAAAGCGGATTTCGATTCGGCTGGCCGCCGCCGGACTATTGTTGCTGGCAACCGGCTGCGAAAGCGACAGCGACTGGATGTACACGCTGACCACTTCGAAACAGGAGCGCTTGATCGAACTGGCCCGTCACGGCAGCAGTCCGGCGCAGACGGAACTCGGCCAGCAGGCATTGCTCGGCTATGGCGAAGGGGGCGTCGATTATCAGGCGGCGACCGATTATTTCCGGGAAGCGGCGCTGGGCAACCACCCGGCGGCGATTTACTATCAGGCGGTAATGCTGGAAAACGGCTGGGGCACGCCGTTGCCGGACCGGCAGCGGGCCGACAAGCTCTACGAGGTGGTCATACCGCAGTTGAGTGAATATGCCCGCCAAAAGAATTTGACTTCGCTCTACCTGCTCGGCGATGCCTGCGAACATGGCCGCGGTTTGAAAGAGGACCTGCCGCGGGCGGTGGAACTGTACCGCTTCTGCGTGGAGGAAAATTTTGTCCCGGCAAAGATGAAACTGGGACTTTTGTACCTGGAAGGCCGCGGCGTCGAGCGGGATTTGGCCAAAGCGGCCGAACTGCTGCTGCCGGCGGCGGAAGCCGGTTATGCGGAGGCGGAATACGCGCTGTCCCGGGTTTACCGGGAACAGGGCAAGACGACCCCGGCAGTCAACTGGCTGGAACGGGCGATGAAAAAGAAATATCCGCCGGCAATTTTCGCCGCCTACGAACACTTGAAGGACACAGCGGATGAAAGCCGGCGGACGCGGGCGGAACAGTTGTTGAAATTGGCGGCCGACTTGAATTATCCGCCCGCCCTGTTGGAAATTTATGCCAGCCAGCCGGGAGAACAGCGCACGCCGGAGGCAATCGCTTATCTGACGCGGGCGGCCGAGCGGGGCATTCTGCCGGCGATGCTCGCCCTGGCGGATGATTACAAGAACGCGATTACGCCGAATCCGGTTCAGGCGATGGTGCTGGCGCAGATGGCGCTTCGCCGAGAGCCGGAAAATACGGAAGCACAAGCCCTGCTGGACAGGCTGGACCAGGATTCCGCGCTGTACTATCCGGTACGTTTCACCTGGGATGACCGCCTGCTGCCGGAAAATCTGGCGATGGGCGAATCCGGCGTCAACCGGTTCATCGACGGCTGGAAACACGACATCGCCGGCAGCGACCAATTGTTTGCCGAGGCGGTCCGGGAATTTCCGTTGTCCTTTTATCTGGCCAACGATTACCTGCGGCTGCTGGAGGAAAAGATGCCGGCGGCCTGGCTGGAAGTTTATTTCACCGGCATTGCCGCCGAACAGGAGCAACCCGGCTTCTGGCTGGCTTACAGCCTGGCGGCCGGTCTGGCCGGACAGGGCGGCTGTCAAGCCTACGGCGCGGCCGAATTGCGGAAACGGGCCGAACGGCTGCCGGATGAAGATGTGAAAAAGCAGGAGCTGTTGACCCTGGCCCGGCTGTTGAAGGCCAATGCGCTGATGCTGTCCGGGCAGCCGGACGAGGCTTACGGCGAACTGCTGTTAGGCGGCGCGCCGACTGTTGATGACGAGGGAAAATTGATCTGCTTCATCAACCGTTTCTGCCGGCCGTTGCTGTTGAACAAAGAAAAATTCAGCGCCGCGGTCGGACTGCCGGTTGATTTGCTCGGCGAATACGCGCTGCCGTTTCGCCGGGAATTCTACGACCTGGAACATCGGCAGCGGATTCTCAAGCCGGAACAGCCGCCGGAACCGGATTTGGCGCCGGCGCCATAA
- the bamA gene encoding outer membrane protein assembly factor BamA translates to MKQLNKWQLALVMAFGLGSSAWAEQIAEVKIEQQGKHPQKEELLLYNIQQRAGTEYDPAIVREDIARLSKSGYFSDVVFETQELPDGRLVLVFKVQLNPEVSEVIFEGNQKFKTAELRNLVAIQPGTLLNNRQLEEGTRKLREFYRDKGYNEARIIPLVKKTGEQEVSVTFHIEEHLRLKVNDVEFDGATAVDASDMRGAIANRHSYFSWISILGWGLFDSGELELDKARLRDLYWNHGYLDFKVEDITVTPTADDPEYVDINFKIFEGEPYRVSSVELVGNQVLPTDELLALIKLKPDQVFDYALETAACEAITKEYETHGYADVSCRAERQADFTNHTVKVIFDINEGRKYTVNKVVISGNTLTQEKVIRRELVIHDGDLLDPNRVEASKSRLMGMGYFDEVKAVTANADKVGERDVHFEVKEKDFYSFKIGAGYSDFNSLAGMVELSNINMDITKPSNYFLGGGQRMRLQAIGGLERSMVNLDFTEPWLFDLPLRFDFSAYVNQILYDNWQEDRIGGRMALTRRFFDDFTSATLGYKFERVDVKDMSRGLSQELRDLQTHDWVSQVSLLLNRDTRDSLMEPTSGYQVSFLSAAALKILASSHNFYRLEGQGSYYYSFLDKALIWHIGGKIGVIDDFDGDNTVPLYERYFLGGGDTLRGFPYREVSPVDKDDHNVGGSSMLLLTTEISHPIWQFIRGAAFVDAGSVWSNPYSFGIGNFNVGVGYGLRIKVPYLNAPVKLDLAYPVLNNVDGLSSKLRFHFNMGFTWNPR, encoded by the coding sequence GTGAAGCAACTGAATAAGTGGCAGCTGGCGTTGGTGATGGCCTTCGGGTTGGGATCTTCGGCCTGGGCCGAACAGATTGCCGAAGTGAAAATTGAGCAACAGGGCAAACATCCGCAGAAGGAAGAGCTGCTGTTGTACAATATTCAGCAGCGTGCCGGGACGGAATATGACCCGGCCATCGTCCGGGAGGATATCGCCCGGCTGTCGAAGAGCGGTTATTTTTCCGATGTGGTGTTCGAGACGCAGGAACTGCCGGACGGACGGCTGGTGCTGGTGTTCAAAGTCCAGCTCAATCCGGAAGTGTCGGAAGTGATCTTCGAAGGCAACCAGAAATTCAAGACCGCCGAGTTGCGCAATCTGGTCGCCATTCAGCCGGGAACGTTGCTGAACAACCGCCAGTTGGAGGAAGGCACCCGGAAGCTGCGGGAATTTTACCGCGACAAAGGCTACAACGAAGCGCGGATCATTCCGCTGGTGAAGAAAACCGGCGAGCAGGAAGTCTCCGTCACCTTTCACATCGAGGAGCATTTGCGCCTGAAGGTCAACGACGTCGAATTCGACGGCGCCACCGCCGTCGATGCGTCGGACATGCGCGGCGCCATCGCCAACCGGCACAGTTATTTCAGCTGGATCTCCATCCTGGGCTGGGGGCTGTTCGATTCCGGCGAACTGGAACTGGACAAGGCGCGGCTGCGCGACTTGTACTGGAATCACGGCTATCTCGACTTCAAGGTCGAGGACATTACCGTGACGCCGACCGCGGACGATCCGGAATACGTCGATATCAATTTCAAAATTTTCGAAGGGGAACCCTACCGGGTCAGCAGCGTGGAACTGGTCGGCAATCAGGTGCTGCCGACCGACGAGCTGTTGGCGCTGATCAAGCTCAAGCCGGATCAGGTTTTCGATTATGCGCTGGAAACGGCCGCCTGCGAGGCGATTACCAAAGAATACGAAACGCACGGCTATGCCGATGTCAGTTGCCGGGCGGAACGCCAGGCCGATTTCACGAACCATACCGTCAAGGTGATTTTCGATATCAACGAAGGCCGGAAATACACGGTCAACAAGGTGGTGATTTCCGGCAATACACTGACCCAGGAGAAGGTGATCCGCCGCGAGCTGGTGATCCACGACGGCGACCTGCTCGACCCGAACCGGGTGGAAGCCAGCAAATCGCGCCTGATGGGGATGGGTTATTTCGACGAAGTCAAGGCGGTGACCGCCAACGCCGACAAAGTCGGTGAGCGCGATGTCCATTTCGAGGTGAAGGAGAAGGACTTCTACAGTTTTAAAATCGGCGCCGGGTATTCCGACTTCAACAGTCTGGCCGGTATGGTGGAGTTGTCCAACATCAACATGGACATCACCAAACCGAGCAACTATTTCCTCGGCGGCGGCCAGCGGATGCGCCTGCAGGCGATCGGCGGCCTTGAACGCAGTATGGTCAACCTCGATTTCACCGAACCGTGGCTGTTCGATCTGCCGCTGCGCTTCGATTTCTCGGCCTATGTCAACCAGATTCTTTACGACAACTGGCAGGAGGACCGCATCGGCGGCCGCATGGCGCTGACCCGTCGGTTTTTCGATGATTTCACCAGCGCGACGCTCGGTTATAAATTCGAACGGGTCGACGTCAAGGATATGAGCCGCGGTTTGTCGCAGGAATTGCGCGACCTGCAGACGCACGACTGGGTCAGCCAAGTATCGCTGCTGCTGAACCGCGATACCCGCGACAGCCTGATGGAGCCGACCAGCGGTTACCAGGTCAGCTTCCTGTCGGCGGCGGCGCTGAAAATTCTGGCCTCGTCGCACAATTTCTACCGTTTGGAAGGCCAGGGAAGTTATTATTATTCCTTCCTCGACAAAGCGCTGATCTGGCACATCGGCGGCAAGATCGGCGTCATTGACGATTTCGACGGCGACAATACGGTGCCGTTGTACGAACGCTATTTCCTCGGCGGCGGCGATACGCTGCGCGGCTTCCCCTACCGGGAAGTGTCGCCGGTCGACAAGGACGACCACAATGTCGGCGGTTCGTCGATGCTGTTGCTGACCACTGAAATAAGTCATCCGATCTGGCAGTTCATCCGCGGCGCGGCGTTCGTCGACGCCGGCAGCGTCTGGAGCAATCCCTACAGTTTCGGCATCGGCAATTTCAATGTCGGCGTCGGTTACGGCCTGCGCATCAAGGTGCCTTATCTGAATGCGCCGGTGAAGCTCGATCTGGCTTATCCGGTGTTGAACAATGTTGACGGTTTGTCGAGCAAACTCAGATTTCATTTCAACATGGGCTTCACCTGGAATCCGAGATAA
- the rdgB gene encoding RdgB/HAM1 family non-canonical purine NTP pyrophosphatase has translation MAYIVAATANLHKVEEYRELLADQKVELKSLADYPNFPEVEEDGATFRENAAKKALSACIYCDVPAFADDSGLVVDALNGEPGIYSARYAPTEAERIAKVLQKLAGQTNRKARFVCAIAIAANGEVIETFEGVVEGSIIEAPRGANGFGYDPIFVPDGYTQTFAEMPAELKNKISHRAKAFARALEFVEDEMSVLDDDF, from the coding sequence ATGGCCTACATTGTCGCGGCGACCGCCAACTTGCACAAAGTCGAAGAGTATCGCGAGTTGCTTGCCGATCAGAAAGTGGAGCTGAAATCGCTGGCCGATTATCCGAATTTTCCGGAAGTGGAGGAGGATGGCGCGACGTTCCGGGAGAATGCCGCCAAAAAGGCGTTGAGCGCCTGTATTTATTGCGACGTGCCGGCTTTTGCCGACGATTCCGGACTGGTCGTCGACGCGCTGAACGGCGAACCGGGGATTTATTCCGCCCGATATGCGCCGACCGAGGCGGAGCGAATTGCCAAAGTCTTGCAGAAGCTGGCGGGCCAGACCAACCGGAAGGCCCGTTTCGTCTGCGCCATCGCCATCGCCGCCAACGGCGAAGTGATCGAGACGTTTGAGGGCGTGGTCGAAGGGTCGATCATCGAGGCGCCGCGCGGCGCGAACGGTTTCGGTTACGATCCGATTTTCGTGCCGGACGGCTATACGCAGACTTTTGCCGAAATGCCGGCGGAGTTGAAAAATAAGATCAGCCACCGGGCGAAGGCGTTTGCCAGGGCGTTGGAATTCGTCGAGGACGAAATGTCCGTGCTGGATGACGATTTTTGA